The region TTGTTTTAGATTACACCTTTTCCAAACGGTGGTTCTGAATTGGTTTCTAGATAAAAAATACCCCGAGTGTCAGTACTAATAAATTCACCCATCACAGTGAAATTATTGCTACATTTACCAAATTGAAAATCTATCCAATTGGCGCATTGTAGAGCGGGAAAGCCGTCAGCATGCACGATAGATTCGGCAAAAAATTGGTGCGATCTACCATGACTACAGTAttctaaaaatgcaaattttggaTTAGTTTTGTCgcatattataaagtttaaatataagcTGCAAGTATGTTGACAATATCATACGGGATGAAAGTACTGGACATCCGGGTTGCCTGAACGTTCCGCTGTTCGGATAAAAATCTACGTGGCCAATGGGTCTGAGAATGCCCAGACTACCGGCACAAGTGTGTATAATATCGACAAAATTGGCGTCTGTAAAATCCAGCCGCTCTTCTGCATCTTTCAGATAAGGTGTCTCGAACGCTGGTCCAGCCGGATCAAGTCCGGTGATTCGACCGAGTTTTCCCGTCACATAATTACCAGCATATCCGGCTACGTGGGCGCCTAAACTATGCCCCAGTATATGGACATCATCGTAAGAAACTTGAACTTCCGATACAAGAAATTCTATAAACGCAGCTACATATTCTCCTACCTGCAAGCGCACAAATCTTGtgtaaatgtatacatatacgtatatgtgtaattttttgtaaaaagtaaatatattaaaatgaatcaagttaagtaaattttcagaatttgcgatattaatttttattttaatatatccattatgaattaatctaaatgcacattaaaaaaaaaattgtctctaTTACAGCACAATTCGCGTAATTCTATATTGATATGCATTTAGCGATTATgtatgtaacatttttaaaaccataatttcgaaaattaaaacttttttttgccgatctgattaatttttttttagaatatgcgAATCTATCGTTCACCTGGCGAATAAGTCTGACAGATGTTAGATATTCTTTAGTTGAACCGGCGGACCAATTTAcgcaaattacattataatatccaACGCTAAGATAATTTCGTCGAATGTTATGTAGCCAAAAAGTATTTCCATTATCCATCCATCCGTGAACGATGATCTTGGTTGGCCATGTTGAATTAAACGGCAAGTCTTTCAGTTGTGCGCTATCACCCACTCGTAAAGAAACAGATTGCTCTTTATTATCCTTCGTATATAACTCATAATTCACATCTTCCGTCTTCAAATCCGAATCGATGATATTGCCGATCACCGCGTGATCATTTGAAATGACTGATGTCGGGTTCAGAAAAATATCCATAAGGTTTTCCTCAGGATGAAAATCTTGAAAACTTTGAATCGATGATCGATGATTTGGTAAATCAATTGTATTGATAGGTACATCTAAAAACAGCaatgaaaaatgatgaaaatgtgAACGGTACTCTCACCTCTATTTGTAACTGAATCATTGTTTTTGATTACAAATTCAAaaccaaatataaaaagaaattagattaCTTAGGagtaaagatataaagatCATTGCAATAAGAAACattgtactatttttttatatta is a window of Cataglyphis hispanica isolate Lineage 1 chromosome 4, ULB_Chis1_1.0, whole genome shotgun sequence DNA encoding:
- the LOC126848944 gene encoding pancreatic triacylglycerol lipase-like isoform X1, encoding MDIFLNPTSVISNDHAVIGNIIDSDLKTEDVNYELYTKDNKEQSVSLRVGDSAQLKDLPFNSTWPTKIIVHGWMDNGNTFWLHNIRRNYLSVGYYNVICVNWSAGSTKEYLTSVRLIRQVGEYVAAFIEFLVSEVQVSYDDVHILGHSLGAHVAGYAGNYVTGKLGRITGLDPAGPAFETPYLKDAEERLDFTDANFVDIIHTCAGSLGILRPIGHVDFYPNSGTFRQPGCPVLSSQYCSHGRSHQFFAESIVHADGFPALQCANWIDFQFGKCSNNFTVMGEFISTDTRGIFYLETNSEPPFGKGVI
- the LOC126848944 gene encoding pancreatic triacylglycerol lipase-like isoform X2, coding for MFLIAMIFISLLLNVPINTIDLPNHRSSIQSFQDFHPEENLMDIFLNPTSVISNDHAVIGNIIDSDLKTEDVNYELYTKDNKEQSVSLRVGDSAQLKDLPFNSTWPTKIIVHGWMDNGNTFWLHNIRRNYLSVGYYNVICVNWSAGSTKEYLTSVRLIRQVGEYVAAFIEFLVSEVQVSYDDVHILGHSLGAHVAGYAGNYVTGKLGRITGLDPAGPAFETPYLKDAEERLDFTDANFVDIIHTCAGSLGILRPIGHVDFYPNSGTFRQPGCPVLSSQYCSHGRSHQFFAESIVHADGFPALQCANWIDFQFGKCSNNFTVMGEFISTDTRGIFYLETNSEPPFGKGVI